The Paracoccus liaowanqingii genome window below encodes:
- a CDS encoding D-alanine--D-alanine ligase, with protein MAGRSSRTAHSVAVLMGGPSAEREVSMSSGRECADALRVAGYQVTEIVLGAERGDEIVRRLTDVSPDVVFNALHGRLGEDGCVQGLLHWLDLPYTHSGVLASALAMDKTRAKQTFRGAGLPVVESVIADADEVRRRHVIPPPYVVKPNDEGSSVGVYIVHDGANQPPQLADDMPARVMVETYAPGRELTTTVMGDRALDVTEILTEGWYDYAAKYTVGGSRHVIPADIPDAIRDACLDMALRAHRALGCTGLTRTDFRWDEARGLAGLIILEVNTQPGMTPTSLAPEQAAHAGIDFPALMSWMVEDALCRS; from the coding sequence GTGGCGGGCAGGTCGAGCAGGACAGCCCACTCTGTCGCCGTTCTGATGGGCGGACCCTCGGCTGAACGCGAGGTGTCGATGTCCTCGGGACGCGAATGCGCGGATGCGCTGAGGGTGGCGGGATATCAGGTGACCGAGATCGTTCTCGGCGCCGAGCGCGGGGACGAGATCGTCCGCCGTCTCACGGATGTGTCCCCCGACGTCGTCTTCAACGCGCTGCATGGCCGCTTGGGTGAGGATGGCTGCGTGCAGGGCCTGCTGCACTGGCTGGACCTGCCCTATACCCATTCCGGCGTGCTGGCCTCGGCCCTGGCGATGGACAAGACCCGCGCCAAGCAGACCTTCCGCGGCGCCGGGCTGCCGGTCGTGGAAAGCGTGATCGCCGATGCCGACGAGGTGCGCCGCCGCCACGTGATCCCGCCCCCCTATGTGGTCAAGCCCAATGACGAGGGATCCTCGGTCGGCGTCTACATCGTCCATGACGGCGCCAACCAGCCGCCGCAGCTGGCAGATGACATGCCCGCCCGGGTGATGGTGGAAACCTACGCCCCCGGGCGCGAGCTGACCACCACCGTGATGGGCGACCGCGCGCTGGACGTGACCGAGATCCTGACCGAGGGCTGGTACGACTACGCCGCCAAGTACACGGTCGGCGGCTCGCGCCACGTGATCCCCGCCGACATCCCCGACGCCATCCGCGACGCCTGCCTGGACATGGCCCTGCGCGCGCATCGGGCGCTTGGCTGCACCGGCCTGACGCGCACCGATTTCCGGTGGGACGAGGCGCGCGGCCTGGCCGGGCTGATCATCCTCGAGGTGAACACCCAGCCCGGCATGACCCCCACCAGTCTCGCGCCCGAACAGGCCGCCCATGCGGGGATCGACTTCCCGGCTCTGATGTCGTGGATGGTGGAGGACGCGCTGTGCCGATCGTGA
- the murB gene encoding UDP-N-acetylmuramate dehydrogenase, with translation MSSDLPRPRGSLTPDRPLDTLTWLRVGGPADWLFQPADTADLADFLAALDPGVPVFPMGVGSNLIVRDGGIRGVVIRLGRAFNTVEIEREIVTAGAAALDAQVARRAAEAGLDLTFLRTIPGSIGGAVRMNAGCYGSYLADHLIDAEAVTRDGRIVVLTPDDLSFAYRQTLLPADWVITRARLRAAPGDPDALHARMADQLVRRDASQPTRDRSAGSTFRNPAGFSSTGLPDDSHDLKAWSLIDRAGLRGHSWGGAQMSEKHPNFLLNTGGATAAELEALGELVRRRVLEDSGHDLEWEVIRIGDPAPDEG, from the coding sequence GACCCCCGACCGTCCCTTGGACACCCTCACCTGGCTTCGGGTCGGAGGCCCCGCCGACTGGCTCTTCCAGCCCGCCGACACCGCCGATCTGGCCGATTTCCTAGCGGCGCTGGACCCGGGCGTGCCGGTCTTTCCGATGGGCGTGGGCAGCAACCTGATCGTGCGCGACGGCGGCATCCGGGGCGTGGTGATCCGCCTTGGCCGCGCCTTCAACACCGTTGAGATCGAAAGGGAAATCGTCACCGCAGGCGCCGCCGCGCTGGACGCGCAGGTGGCCCGTCGCGCCGCCGAGGCCGGGCTGGACCTGACCTTCCTTCGCACGATCCCCGGCAGCATCGGCGGCGCCGTGCGCATGAACGCGGGCTGCTACGGCAGCTATCTGGCCGACCACCTGATCGACGCCGAGGCCGTCACCCGCGACGGCCGCATCGTCGTCCTGACGCCGGACGATCTGTCCTTCGCCTATCGCCAGACGCTGCTGCCCGCGGACTGGGTCATCACCCGCGCCCGGCTGCGCGCCGCCCCCGGCGATCCCGACGCCCTGCACGCCCGCATGGCCGACCAGCTGGTCCGGCGCGACGCCAGCCAGCCCACCCGCGACCGCAGCGCCGGCTCGACCTTCCGCAACCCGGCGGGCTTCAGCTCGACCGGCCTTCCCGACGACAGCCACGACCTCAAGGCCTGGTCGCTGATCGACCGCGCGGGCCTGCGCGGCCACAGCTGGGGGGGCGCGCAAATGTCTGAAAAGCATCCCAATTTCCTGCTGAATACCGGCGGCGCCACCGCCGCCGAGCTGGAGGCCCTGGGCGAGCTGGTCCGCCGCCGCGTGCTGGAGGACAGCGGCCACGACCTGGAATGGGAGGTCATCCGCATCGGCGATCCGGCCCCCGACGAGGGCTGA